In Schizosaccharomyces osmophilus chromosome 2, complete sequence, the following proteins share a genomic window:
- the ccp1 gene encoding CENP-A histone disassembly chaperone Ccp1 → MDAAEAFENLANLEQDFGKAEIEILRKQNELFKPLFEKRRDILKNIRNFWVVVLEAAGDEISQYITPEDSILLEKLENIYVERYDKEDPRNVRITLTFQSNDYLEDDNLSLVKEVCVKESTTKDEEGLEKTNTSLVSKPTDIKWKTGKSLFRKNQDSPPNFFDYFRWTGEEEEDDFDGASLTIFLAEDLFPNAVKYFTEAMTEEASDEEGSVDLEEEDDDEGKDEAAEGENQEPPSKKSKN, encoded by the exons ATGGATGCCGCAGAAGCCTTTGAGAACCTTGCTAATCTTGAACAAGATTTCGGAAAGGCTGAAATTGAAATCT TAAGAAAGCAGAATGAATTGTTTAAGCCTCTTTTTGAGAAACGCCGCGATATTTTAAAGAACATTCGCAACTTCTGGGTGGTCGTTCTTGAAGCTGCAGGAGATGAAATTA GCCAATACATTACTCCTGAAGATAGCATCCTTTTGGAGAAGTTGGAAAACATCTATGTTGAAAGATATGACAAGGAAGACCCTCGTAATGTTCGCATCACCTTGACTTTCCAATCCAACGATTATTTGGAGGATGATAACCTTAGTTTGGTTAAGGAAGTCTGTGTGAAAGAAAGCACTACAAAAGACGAAGAGGGTTTGGAAAAAACTAACACTTCTCTCGTTTCGAAGCCTACAGACATCAAGTGGAAGACTGGAAAGAGCCTATTCCGCAAGAATCAAGACAGCCCTCCCAACTTCTTTGACTATTTCCGTTGGACTggcgaagaagaagaagacgacTTTGATGGTGCCTCTCTTACCATCTTTTTGGCTGAAGACTTATTCCCCAACGCTGTCAAGTACTTCACTGAAGCCATGACTGAAGAGGCTAGCGATGAAGAAGGCTCTGTagatttggaagaagaagatgatgatgaaggaaaagacgAGGCCGCAGAAGGAGAGA ATCAGGAACCACCCAgcaaaaaatccaaaaattaG
- the pib1 gene encoding endosomal and vacuolar ubiquitin ligase E3/phosphatidylinositol(3)-phosphate binding protein Pib1 has product MNENESPYPPALCQLLIDTPAAEWQADEDAISCPHCESSFNWFRRKHHCRWCGKIYCANCSNYTAELPSISISADPTDSLDPLALFDEDSHGVEDDVTNDYETEPTWCVVRVCEDCHHQLSELRTLDIPFPIPTCMDGESTPPVLAYTRFPLPRAESNPSANDANNLDDMIECPVCYVSLSKFKSQGEREEHIASCFNHNGSSPPNIKEFLKHARRYISVQITENSPCVGEECIVCFEEFSPGDKVARIEYCLCMFHLKCYRDWLSTGAAGCPVHAATFH; this is encoded by the coding sequence ATGAATGAGAATGAGTCACCGTATCCGCCTGCCTTGTGCCAGCTACTGATAGACACTCCCGCCGCAGAATGGCAAGCAGATGAAGATGCTATCTCTTGTCCTCATTGtgaatcttcttttaattgGTTCCGACGAAAGCACCATTGTAGATGGTGTGGAAAGATATACTGTGCCAATTGTTCAAATTATACCGCTGAACTTCCATCAATAAGTATATCTGCCGATCCGACAGATTCGTTAGATCCATTAGCTCTTTTTGACGAGGATTCTCATGGCGTTGAAGATGATGTTACGAATGATTATGAAACTGAGCCTACGTGGTGCGTTGTCCGCGTATGTGAAGACTGCCATCATCAATTATCTGAGCTGAGAACTCTTGATATTCCTTTTCCGATACCCACCTGTATGGATGGTGAATCCACTCCTCCCGTTTTAGCTTATACCCGTTTCCCACTGCCTCGTGCTGAAAGCAATCCTTCAGCAAATGATGCGAATAATCTTGATGACATGATAGAATGTCCAGTTTGCTATGTATCTCTTTCAAAGTTTAAGTCACAAGGGGAAAGAGAAGAGCATATTGCTTCTTGTTTCAATCATAACGGGTCTTCTCCCCCAAATATAAAGGAGTTCCTGAAACACGCTCGACGGTATATCAGCGTTCAAATAACGGAGAATTCACCTTGTGTTGGTGAAGAATGTATAGTatgttttgaagaattctCCCCGGGAGACAAAGTTGCGCGAATTGAATATTGCTTATGTATGTTCCACTTAAAATGTTATCGCGACTGGCTAAGTACAGGTGCTGCCGGATGCCCTGTTCATGCCGCTACCTTTCATTAG
- the sec63 gene encoding ER protein translocation subcomplex subunit Sec63 has protein sequence MSSEYKYDEQGQFFPVFLLVGVSCFIIPMTISSLFGQISSKKNDSISDPFAAYRPKDVLKKKESKIRLRHFIIFIGWAVIGYLSYRVAFTKLSFNVWDPYEILGIPKNMAVDDIRRHYKRLSITFHPDKIRSLVNTTREEVEAKYIELTTAYRALTDEETRENYVLYGTPDVPQNIDIGIALPKWIADSSNSIYVLGFYGLIFGIFLPYSVGRWWYGSRTYTRDQVHVGSVDAWFPKIHENLEMEDIVQLLASSKELQIPSSPDISKATVVRLLQSHLHRKDKSNLDMQRLLSETDLVMNALVSVISAYGFSKPTDNVFKLWQHIVQAIPLEIPLPLLQLPHLQFEDAKKFASRGITRIPQFLRLEKEKGVSGYSSKQIQEMVKVANNIPRISVLDSKVLVDGDDFVTTGAIANFILRLKCSYGEEIMPEVSVDGTEVATEQDKIDAERVHMEKDVVLGDLEVLPHAWSPHFTQSHKTAWWVYVVDPRQNRVIIPPFSITDIPRTERTIRIPFQVPPVEGTFKFQTHIVSNSYLGEDIVSNLTIIVKDAATIQDAIVEEDDFSDGEDGLVDDSFEKLKHGVEGTQDDEESDEEHDPSANGFNTDTSEDDE, from the exons CATTCCCATGACTATTTCAAGTCTTTTTGGTCAAATCT catctaaaaaaaatgattcTATTTCAGATCCATTTGCTGCGTATCGTCCAAAAGAcgttttaaaaaagaaagaatccaaaattCGTTTACG acattttattatttttatcgGATGGGCTGTCATTGGTTATTTGTCTTATCGAGTTGCTTTTACCAAACTGAGCTTTAATGTCTGGGATCCGTACGAAATTTTGGGCATACCAAAAAACATGGCTGTAGATGACATTCGGCGTCATTACAAGCGACTTTCGATAACGTTTCATCCGGACAAAATAAGAAGCTTGGTCAACACGACCAGAGAGGAGGTTGAAGCTAAATACATAGAACTTACCACTGCCTACAGAGCCTTGACGGACGAGGAAACTCGTGAAAATTACGTTCTTTATGGTACGCCTGACGTGCCCCAAAACATTGATATTGGAATTGCGCTTCCGAAGTGGATTGCAGATTCGAGCAATAGCATTTACGTACTTGGATTTTATGGTCTTATTTTCGGCATTTTCTTGCCCTATAGTGTCGGTCGTTGGTGGTATGGTAGCAGAACTTACACCCGTGACCAAGTGCACGTTGGAAGTGTAGATGCTTGGTTTCCCAAGATTCACGAAAATTTGGAGATGGAGGACATTGTGCAACTGTTAGCCTCTAGCAAAGAACTTCAAATACCCTCTTCGCCTGACATTTCCAAAGCGACTGTCGTACGACTCTTGCAAAGTCACCTTCATCGGAAGGATAAGTCGAATCTTGATATGCAGCGATTGTTATCTGAAACAGACTTGGTGATGAATGCATTGGTATCTGTTATCTCTGCATATGGATTCTCAAAACCTACCGACAATGTATTTAAGCTTTGGCAACACATCGTTCAAGCAATCCCGTTGGAAATTCCACTTCCTTTGTTGCAACTGCCACATCTTCAATTTGAAGATGCTAAAAAGTTTGCTTCACGTGGTATTACCCGCATCCCTCAATTCTTACGAttagagaaagaaaagggcGTATCAGGCTATTctagtaaacaaattcaagaaatggTAAAAGTTGCCAATAACATTCCTCGTATCTCAGTATTGGACTCTAAGGTACTAGTGGATGGAGATGATTTTGTAACTACCGGAGCCATTGCAAACTTTATTTTGCGTTTAAAATGCTCTTATGGAGAAGAAATTATGCCAGAGGTCAGCGTTGACGGTACAGAAGTGGCCACTGAGCAAGACAAAATTGATGCAGAACGTGTGCATATGGAAAAGGATGTTGTCCTGGGAGATTTGGAGGTTCTGCCTCATGCTTGGTCCCCTCATTTTACGCAATCTCATAAAACTGCTTGGTGGGTATATGTAGTAGATCCCCGTCAAAACCGAGTAATTATTCCTCCATTCAGCATTACGGATATTCCACGCACCGAACGAACTATTCGTATACCTTTCCAGGTACCACCGGTAGAAGGTACCTTCAAATTTCAAACGCATATTGTATCCAACTCTTACCTTGGAGAGGACATTGTAAGCAATTTGACGATTATAGTGAAAGATGCAGCAACGATCCAAGATGCTATCGTTGAAGAGGATGATTTTTCTGACGGCGAAGATGGACTTGTTGACGattcatttgaaaaacttaAGCATGGCGTTGAAGGCACGCAAGACGACGAAGAATCTGACGAAGAGCATGATCCTAGTGCTAATGGTTTCAACACAGATACTTCTGAAGATGATGAGTAA
- the dus1 gene encoding tRNA/mRNA dihydrouridine synthase Dus1, which translates to MMAAVKKLHGREFYKKLGCPKRILAPMVDQSELPWRILARRSGADLCYSPMFHSRLFSESEDYRSKVFSTRDIPEEKPLIIQFCGNDPEIMLKAAQLAAPYCDAVDLNLGCPQGIAKKGKYGSFLQDNWPIIESIIKKLHEELPIPVTAKIRIFPDPKKTLEYAEMILNAGASFLAVHGRLREQKGQFTGVADWEQISMLRKSLPAGTVLFANGNILHPCDIDRCIEATGVDGVMSAEGSLYNPKIFLPSNSPMNILYPRVDDICDEYLNIIREFGLDTDYSTRSAIKGHMFKLMRPLLSIHTDIRSMLATECTPRDFESFPRAVAALRKRLNECKEKDEIREEDEPNEEKKDELGYPKIPWWRAQPYVRPSTEPSVTKRKLEEAPVSEAPVKKLNITS; encoded by the coding sequence ATGATGGCAGCAGTAAAAAAGCTTCATGGAAGGGAATTTTATAAGAAACTTGGGTGTCCCAAGCGAATATTGGCTCCAATGGTAGATCAAAGTGAATTGCCCTGGAGAATTTTGGCAAGAAGATCAGGAGCCGACTTATGTTACAGTCCGATGTTTCATTCTAGATTGTTTAGCGAAAGTGAAGATTACCGTAGCAAAGTATTTTCTACTAGAGACATTCCTGAAGAAAAGCCTTTGATAATTCAATTTTGCGGGAATGATCCAGAAATAATGCTAAAAGCAGCTCAGTTAGCAGCTCCTTATTGTGATGCTGTAGATTTGAATTTGGGTTGTCCCCAGGGTATTGCgaaaaaaggtaaataTGGATCCTTTTTGCAAGACAATTGGCCTATAATCGAATCTATAATTAAAAAGTTGCATGAAGAGTTACCAATCCCTGTAACTGCTAAGATTCGCATTTTTCCTGATCCGAAAAAGACGCTGGAATATGCAGAAATGATTCTCAATGCCGGCGCTTCATTTCTAGCTGTTCATGGACGCCTTCGTGAGCAAAAGGGACAATTTACTGGAGTGGCGGATTGGGAACAAATTAGCATGCTCCGCAAAAGCCTTCCTGCTGGCACGGTTTTGTTTGCCAACGGCAATATTCTTCATCCATGTGATATTGACCGATGTATTGAAGCTACCGGTGTAGACGGTGTCATGTCTGCGGAAGGAAGTCTGTATAATCCCAAAATTTTTCTCCCCTCTAATTCCCCCATGAATATATTATATCCTCGTGTCGATGACATCTGCGATGAATATTTGAACATTATACGTGAGTTCGGTCTTGATACAGATTATAGTACCCGTTCTGCCATTAAAGGCCATATGTTTAAGTTAATGAGGCCTTTATTAAGTATCCATACAGATATTCGAAGTATGCTGGCCACAGAATGTACTCCCCGTGATTTTGAGAGCTTTCCTCGTGCTGTAGCTGCTCTCCGAAAGCGTCTAAATgaatgcaaagaaaaggatgaaattcgtgaagaagacgaaccgaatgaagaaaaaaaggatgaaCTTGGATATCCCAAGATTCCTTGGTGGCGTGCTCAACCATATGTTCGTCCTTCAACAGAACCGTCTGTGACTAAACGGAAACTGGAAGAAGCGCCTGTTTCTGAAGCTCCGGTTAAAAAGTTGAATATAACTAGTTAG
- the gcn2 gene encoding eIF2 alpha kinase Gcn2 — protein MDAAKRLELCRETQQNEIAALKAIFMDDFEELKSKNAWNVSNGRVFAIHLCSRSPSAKSIAKVDLYIELGRSYPYVKPTVKLQNGENVLKSQIRFLLKKLDQKAKELLGEEMIFEFASMVQEYLNDWQSDLSSQFASLEEERAVQLQQDRERAEMDEQLKLEKEKEAHYEEEKILQNKIRDELQRRSYDSPQSPKEKKIDDTNKLTFDRLPSSVYFDCSISVKNYQDSLVEFHKVIPLYRISSSPLSTLALAKADIDEALFPDCIFMLRMVRLTNPYYSTEAGKKSIQDLESELENLKVIRHDLLASIYEYQLQREIESHGWRLYILQEYSNKLTLAGLLQTIVTLDVETVRTFSNNILEGLAELHRLGISHRNLHLDNVILFQSGHKTFAKLMDFCFTRTLRDMNASSPFHTESQSIPGILPEDLYPPEVNETFFMSASRKTDIWCFGLLVLQMLCGMHVLQKFSSIKLLFSHVIPLLPGPYQELIRRCLMRDPKKRPTATDLLASQVIRLGTSILTTVEQGSLGRNTRMSYGGQDGIIDMLYRKSVSRYESDFEEIEFLGKGGFGEVVKVKNRIDGRFYAIKKLLLHHNDKENSRILREVMTLSRLHHDHVVRYYTAWVETDTSENLKESDSEEDSFVPSSRITSDIQHSSRYTTDDLSDLDIHFEGETSSPENPELSPETSYSASNTSEDINVGRSESDVRTIYTNKTGEPNLNATLYVQMEYCEKLSLQDIIREKLQVDEIWRLFRQILEALAYIHSRGMMHRDLKPGNVFLDENRNVKLGDFGLATENEPSQIINDKSKNRNTGDGELTSGVGTALYVAPELLKKTSGLHYDAKVDMYSLGIILFEMCMSFSTSMERIRLIDAIRSPFILLPNNFPFSLTSHEYKVIHSLLQHDPAKRPSSQELLESEAIPPKVGEEYIQEGLKLLSNRNSPYYSKLLKVLFSQVPDRHKDYTYDFNLSEDDNAISRVLERGCDSLLAGLVRDHIVQVFRRHGAKERESQALFPKSTQYGENKALVSLLDKAGTLLQLPYDTTLPYARNVARNAVEEEKTYLIADVFRESYGGGKPKAMKKISFDLTTNSDNLDWYDAESIKVLDEVLLEIPSLVNSCIWINHADIFSGILDFLQISREKRNRTSQILGQKNQGLSFSQIRNQLRNESLVPSTTLDDLNLFDFCVSFDEGLNRLRRVFGKSMTIKMRSALNNLEKVWRFLKGLKLSHPVYFVPLCVHSHEFYEGGIMFQAIHTPEKAELLCVGGRYDKLVRLFDPPLMRTTRRKHVVGMSLGLESIVSSVSRYIRFHSRKQSKVQTRSPITKTLGSWLPRRVDVLVTSIGKDSIMEKCALLQELWSLNIRADIILRGATSLEEIVTRYKSEGVNWVLVVRQKNTQMEHSVKARNIMKNEDDEIKIDEVGVWLLGEINERKRNENLSQTRQVIDSDIQDYGKYNDSSSEIDLDVQLVPLKAASDRKYKWKHKQNAMNKVYDLVQSAIHDSTKDALALAVDCDAAAMQGLKSTSFKDDDSWKKLVDSCPASQREYMQRLQTKLTSLAEKGRNRVWICSFRTNEIYLYGLN, from the exons ATGGACGCTGCGAAACGTTTGGAATTATGTCGGGAAACACAACAGAATGAAATCGCGGCTTTGAAGGCAATTTTCATGGACGACTTTGAGGAGttgaaatccaaaaatgcGTGGAAC GTATCTAATGGAAGGGTCTTCGCTATTCATTTATGTTCTCGTAGTCCGAGCGCTAAAAGCATTGCAAAAGTTGATCTCTATATCGAGTTGGGAAGAAGTTATCCCTATGTTAAACCAACAGTAAAGCTTCAAAATGGagaaaatgttttgaagTCTCAGATTCGCTTTCTGcttaaaaaattggatcAGAAGGCGAAGGAACTATTGGGTGAAGAAATGATATTTGAATTCGCTAGTATGGTACAGGAATATTTGAATGATTGGCAATCAGATCTATCCTCACAGTTTGCCAGTTTGGAGGAAGAGCGTGCTGTACAACTTCAGCAAGATAGAGAGCGTGCTGAAATGGATGAACAGTTAAAActagaaaaagagaaggaagCTCATTacgaggaagaaaagattttaCAGAATAAGATTCGCGATGAACTTCAACGCCGCTCTTACGATTCTCCGCAGTCtcccaaagaaaaaaaaatagatgACACTAACAAATTGACTTTTGATCGATTGCCTTCTTCAGTTTATTTTGACTGCTCCATTTCTGTGAAAAACTACCAAGATTCTCTCGTTGAATTTCATAAAGTGATTCCATTATACAGGATATCTAGCTCTCCTCTTTCCACTTTGGCGCTAGCGAAAGCTGATATCGATGAAGCCCTATTTCCAGATTGCATCTTCATGCTTAGAATGGTACGGTTAACGAACCCTTACTATAGTACTGAAGCTggcaaaaaatcaattcaaGATTTGGAAAGCGAACTGgaaaatttaaaagtcATTCGACATGATTTACTGGCTTCCATCTATGAATATCAGTTGCAGCGCGAAATAGAAAGTCATGGCTGGCGTCTGTATATATTACAAGAATATTCTAACAAACTTACTCTGGCTGGCTTGTTACAAACCATTGTGACCTTAGACGTAGAGACTGTTCGAACTTTTTCCAATAACATTTTAGAAGGACTTGCCGAACTTCATCGACTAGGAATATCTCATCGCAACCTTCATTTAGATAATGTCATTTTATTTCAGTCTGGTCACAAAACTTTCGCTAAACTCATGGATTTTTGCTTTACAAGGACTTTACGAGATATGAATGCTTCGTCTCCTTTTCATACAGAATCTCAAAGTATCCCTGGAATCTTGCCAGAGGATTTGTATCCACCGGAAGTCAATGAAACCTTTTTCATGTCGGCTTCTCGGAAAACCGATATTTGGTGCTTTGGACTCTTGGTTTTACAAATGCTTTGCGGTATGCATGTTTTGCagaaattttcttcaataaagCTTTTATTCAGTCATGTCATACCTTTACTGCCAGGACCATATCAGGAACTTATTCGACGTTGCTTGATGCGTGATCCTAAAAAGAGGCCGACCGCTACGGACCTGCTTGCAAGTCAAGTAATCAGACTCGGGACGTCTATATTGACTACAGTTGAGCAAGGTTCATTGGGAAGAAACACCCGGATGTCCTATGGCGGACAGGACGGAATAATAGATATGTTATACAGAAAAAGCGTCTCGCGCTATGAATCTgattttgaggaaattGAATTCCTTGGCAAAGGTGGATTTGGGGAAGTGGTTAAAGTAAAGAATCGCATTGATGGACGATTTTATGCTATTAAAAAGCTCTTACTCCACCACAAtgacaaagaaaacagcCGAATTTTACGAGAAGTAATGACACTTTCACGTCTTCATCACGACCACGTTGTTCGGTATTATACTGCCTGGGTGGAAACTGATACTAGTgaaaatttgaaggaatctgattctgaagaagattcATTTGTTCCATCATCAAGAATAACCAGCGATATACAACATTCAAGTAGGTATACCACAGACGATTTGTCAGATCTTGATATACATTTTGAAGGGGAGACTTCTAGTCCAGAAAATCCTGAACTGTCGCCGGAAACATCTTATTCTGCCTCGAATACTTCTGAAGATATTAATGTGGGTAGAAGTGAAAGCGATGTACGAACAATATACACAAACAAAACTGGAGAGCCGAACCTAAATGCTACTTTGTATGTTCAAATGGAATATTGTGAAAAGCTGTCCTTACAAGATATTATTAGGGAAAAACTTCAAGTTGATGAAATATGGCGCCTGTTTAGACAAATACTAGAAGCGTTGGCGTATATTCACAGCCGTGGAATGATGCATCGGGACCTCAAACCTGGAAACGTGTTTTTAGatgaaaatagaaatgttAAGTTGGGAGATTTTGGCTTAGCGACTGAGAACGAGCCTAGTCAGATTATCAATGACAAATCAAAGAACAGAAATACTGGCGATGGTGAACTTACTTCGGGTGTAGGGACGGCTCTCTACGTTGCACCAGagcttttaaagaaaactagCGGTTTGCACTATGATGCGAAGGTGGACATGTATAGCTTAGGTATAATACTGTTCGAGATGTGTATGTCATTTTCAACATCTATGGAGCGAATTCGTTTAATTGATGCTATTAGATCCCCCTTTATCTTACTGCCTAATAATTTCCCCTTCTCTTTGACGAGCCATGAATACAAAGTAATTCATTCACTTTTACAGCATGACCCTGCCAAAAGACCTTCTAGCCAAGAATTGCTGGAAAGTGAGGCTATACCTCCTAAAGTTGGCGAAGAATATATCCAAGAAGGTTTAAAATTGCTATCAAATCGAAATAGTCCCTATTATTCAAAACTGTTAAAAGTTCTCTTTAGCCAAGTTCCAGATAGGCATAAAGATTATACTTATGATTTTAACTTGTCGGAAGACGACAATGCCATATCTAGGGTCTTAGAGAGAGGATGTGACAGTCTTCTTGCTGGATTGGTTCGAGATCACATAGTTCAAGTGTTTCGAAGGCACGGTGCAAAGGAACGAGAGTCACAAGCGTTATTTCCAAAGTCTACACAGTATGGTGAAAATAAAGCTCTGGTTTCCTTATTAGACAAAGCTGGAACGCTTTTACAGCTTCCTTACGATACCACATTGCCTTATGCAAGGAATGTAGCCCGTAATGCTgttgaagaggaaaaaacaTATTTAATTGCGGATGTCTTTAGAGAATCTTATGGCGGCGGTAAACCAAAAGcaatgaagaagatatCTTTTGATTTGACTACAAATTCAGACAATTTAGACTGGTATGATGCGGAAAGtataaaagttttggatGAAGTGTTGCTTGAGATTCCATCATTAGTCAACAGTTGTATTTGGATAAACCATGCCGATATCTTTTCTGGGATCCTCGACTTTCTACAAATATctagagaaaaaagaaaccgtACGAGCCAAATTCTCGGCCAAAAGAACCAAGGGTTATCTTTTTCGCAAATCCGAAACCAGCTTAGGAATGAATCTTTAGTACCTTCAACGACTTTGGATGACTTGAACCTATTTGACTTTTGTGTTAGTTTTGACGAAGGTTTAAACAGACTAAGGAgagtttttggaaaatcgATGACGATTAAAATGCGCAGCGCGTTAAAtaatttagaaaaagttTGGCGTTTTTTGAAAGGGCTGAAACTTTCGCATCCGGTTTATTTTGTTCCGCTTTGCGTTCACAGTCATGAATTTTATGAAGGGGGAATAATGTTTCAAGCAATACATACCCCCGAAAAAGCTGAGCTTTTATGTGTGGGAGGAAGGTATGATAAGCTCGTTAGATTATTTGATCCTCCGTTAATGAGAACTACCCGAAGAAAACATGTTGTTGGTATGAGTTTAGGGCTGGAGAGTATTGTTTCCTCGGTGTCGCGCTACATCCGTTTTCACTCCAGGAAGCAATCAAAAGTACAAACCCGATCACCTATAACGAAAACATTAGGCTCCTGGTTACCTCGTCGTGTGGATGTCCTTGTAACAAGTATCGGTAAGGATTCTATAATGGAAAAATGTGCCTTACTTCAGGAATTATGGTCTCTGAACATTCGAGCTGATATTATTCTACGAGGTGCTACAAGCTTGGAAGAAATAGTGACGCGTTATAAAAGTGAAGGAGTAAATTGGGTTTTAGTGGTAAGGCAAAAAAACACGCAAATGGAACATTCGGTGAAAGCTCGAAATATCATGAAAAATGAGGATGATGAAATCAAAATAGACGAAGTTGGTGTTTGGCTATTAGGAGAAATTAATGAgcgaaaaaggaatgagaACTTATCCCAAACAAGGCAGGTGATTGATTCCGATATCCAAGACTATGGGAAATACAATGattcttcatcagaaaTCGATTTGGATGTGCAGCTTGTTCCATTGAAAGCAGCTAGCGAcagaaaatacaaatggAAGCACAAACAAAACGCAATGAACAAAGTTTATGATCTTGTACAGTCAGCAATACACGATAGTACTAAAGATGCCTTGGCATTAGCAGTAGATTGTGATGCCGCAGCCATGCAGGGACTGAAAAGCACTAGTTTCAAAGATGACGATTCTTGGAAAAAGTTGGTTGACAGTTGTCCTGCTTCCCAAAGAGAGTATATGCAAAGACTTCAAACGAAACTGACAAGTTTGGCTGAGAAAGGTAGAAATCGAGTTTGGATTTGCTCTTTTCGGACCAATGAAATATATCTTTACGGTTTAAATTAG
- the tlg1 gene encoding SNARE Tlg1, whose protein sequence is MEDPFYEVKADASAQMENVRKLFGSFMKNRNAGIPAPNTELSFAIEELNETLADLKGAIEIAMNNSERYGLDEQELTARRKFITDLDVELNNISLQMKAAPSVAVNTEPYSTDMAKTALTEDDRQSRRQMQEQLYDQQDVMLDGVYDTVGNIRGLAQVMGQELGEQSNIIDTLDHTIENTNHKLRRGMKRLKDFTVSSADSRSGCCITVLIFVLLVLLVLIILL, encoded by the exons ATGGAAGACCCTTTTTACGAAGTGAAAGC TGATGCTTCGGCTCAAATGGAAAATGTCCGCAAACTATTTGGATCATTCATGAAGAATCGAAACGCAGGGATTCCAGCACCAAACACAGAGCTTTCATTTGCAATTGAAGAGCTGAATGAAACATTAGCAGATTTGAAAGGAGCTATAGAGATTGCGATGAACAACTCTGAACGATATGGTTTGGACGAGCAAGAATTGACAGCAAGAAGGAAGTTTATTACAGACCTCGATGTTGAATTAAATAATATCAGCTTACAAATGAAGGCAGCTCCAAGTGTTGCTGTAAACACAGAGCCCTATAGCACGGACATGGCAAAGACAGCATTGACCGAAGACGACCGCCAGTCTCGAAGACAGATGCAGGAACAATTATATGACCAACAGGATGTTATGTTAGATGGAGTGTATGATACCGTTGGTAATATACGTGGCCTAGCTCAAGTGATGGGTCAAGAGTTGGGAGAGCAATCGAACATTATAGATACACTTGATCATACAATAGAAAACACGAATCATAAACTGCGTCgaggaatgaaaagattAAAGGATTTTACAGTTTCCAGTGCCG ATTCAAGGTCGGGTTGTTGCATTACTGTCTTAATCTTCGTATTATTAGTTTTGCTTGTACtcattattcttttgtaa
- the mug20 gene encoding linear element protein Mug20, whose product MSNLVNYLQTELSNRHATFVSQAVLSFNKHHDRVLQSYIIEGQAKETILQHYQNNQSKLQSIQKLYQDASKTLSLLLSEYEQVSTKIQEIDTEEEKLSQENCTVLDLQERVDCFQVSVRNHCKASQEKLKRAMEKLKSSENSAQKALLENL is encoded by the exons ATGTCTAATTTAGTAAATTATTTACAAACGGAATTAAGCAATCGACACGCTACTTTCGTTTCACAAGCTGTTCTATCTTTCAATAAACATCACGATCGCGTCCTTCAATCCTACATTATAGAAGGCCAAGCCAA GGAAACAATTCTTCAGCACTACCAGAACAATCAATCCAAACTTCAGAGTATTCAGAAGTTGTATCAAGACGCGTCGAAAACGCTTTCCCTGCTACTTTCCGAGTACGAGCAGGTTTCTACCAAAATACAAGAAATTGATactgaagaagagaaactTTCACAAGAAAATTGCACCGTCCTTGATCTTCAAGAACGCGTAGATTGCTTTCAAGTTTCGGTAAGAAACCATTGTAAAGCATCTCAAGAGAAGCTCAAGCGTGCTATGGAA AAACTCAAATCCTCTGAAAATTCCGCTCAGAAAGCCTTGCTCGAAAACCTCTAA